A region of Paraburkholderia sp. BL23I1N1 DNA encodes the following proteins:
- a CDS encoding amidohydrolase translates to MQNKTRRAFLQYAGAAMAASALPMMAMAEENWSSGSEAPSFKLPEGAIDCHMHIYDDRFPVASGTTLRPPNATVEQYKLVQKRLGMRRNVVVTPSTYGTDNRCTLDALKKFGVNARGVAVVDSSVTDYELRNLHNGGVRAIRFNLSYPGATTLDMLGTLAARVSSLGWHIELVVQGARLPELESHLEALPCPLVIDHIAHVPQPGGLSTDAFRTAARLVDKGNTWITLSGPYVDSKIGAPTYADVAPVAKRFISMAPERILWGSDWPHPTEKSSKPDDALLLDLFANMIERPDWQQLVFVSNPSKLYGFS, encoded by the coding sequence ATGCAGAACAAAACAAGACGCGCGTTTTTGCAGTATGCGGGAGCGGCGATGGCGGCCTCTGCGTTACCTATGATGGCAATGGCAGAAGAAAACTGGTCTAGTGGTTCGGAAGCACCTTCGTTCAAGCTGCCTGAGGGAGCTATCGATTGTCATATGCATATCTACGATGACCGCTTTCCCGTAGCGTCAGGCACGACTCTGCGGCCGCCGAACGCGACCGTCGAGCAATATAAGCTGGTGCAAAAACGGTTGGGAATGCGCAGAAACGTCGTCGTGACGCCATCGACCTACGGGACGGACAATCGTTGCACGCTCGATGCGCTAAAGAAGTTCGGAGTGAATGCTCGGGGCGTCGCTGTCGTTGACTCGTCAGTAACCGATTACGAGCTTCGCAACTTGCACAATGGCGGCGTCCGCGCGATTCGCTTCAACCTTAGCTATCCTGGTGCGACTACCCTTGACATGCTCGGTACGCTGGCGGCTCGAGTTTCATCTCTTGGGTGGCACATTGAACTGGTCGTTCAGGGCGCCCGCCTTCCTGAACTCGAAAGTCATCTCGAAGCCCTGCCGTGTCCGCTGGTCATCGACCACATTGCGCATGTCCCTCAGCCAGGGGGCCTGTCGACGGACGCCTTCCGTACTGCAGCGCGGTTGGTAGATAAGGGAAATACGTGGATTACATTGTCCGGGCCATACGTGGACAGCAAGATAGGTGCACCTACCTATGCCGATGTCGCGCCCGTCGCCAAGAGGTTCATAAGCATGGCGCCAGAGCGGATTCTCTGGGGTTCGGACTGGCCGCATCCCACCGAGAAGTCTTCGAAGCCCGACGATGCACTTCTCCTGGACCTCTTCGCGAACATGATTGAACGACCTGACTGGCAGCAACTGGTGTTTGTTTCCAACCCCTCAAAGCTCTATGGCTTCTCGTGA
- a CDS encoding Sir2 family NAD-dependent protein deacetylase, whose protein sequence is MTDSQDEKLEKAAGWLREADGLLITAGAGMGVDSGLPDFRGRDGFWCAYPALRHQGLSFEDVANPAMFAEHPELAWGFYGHRLKLYRKTVPHEGFTILRRWADRMTRGAFVFTSNVDGQFQKAGFSGSRVRECHGSIHALQCLNACTNAIWSAEEFHPQVDEEMSILENPMPRCPRCGSLARPNILMFGDWGWVDAPYEKQMQRLDAWISTVAKLVVVELGAGKALPTVRRFSEKNARNRLIRINPREASTNTSHGVGLEGGAVAMLGLLDAQQ, encoded by the coding sequence GTGACCGATTCGCAAGACGAAAAACTGGAGAAAGCAGCTGGCTGGCTGCGAGAAGCAGACGGTCTGCTCATCACCGCTGGCGCGGGCATGGGGGTCGATTCGGGCCTTCCTGACTTTCGCGGCCGAGACGGCTTCTGGTGCGCCTATCCCGCGCTTCGGCACCAGGGCCTCTCGTTCGAGGACGTGGCAAACCCAGCAATGTTCGCGGAGCATCCCGAACTTGCATGGGGCTTCTACGGACACCGGCTGAAGCTTTACCGTAAGACTGTCCCTCACGAGGGCTTCACGATTCTGCGCCGATGGGCGGACCGTATGACCCGTGGCGCGTTCGTGTTCACGAGCAACGTTGATGGGCAGTTCCAAAAAGCTGGCTTCTCGGGAAGCCGGGTCCGTGAATGCCATGGGTCTATTCACGCACTTCAATGCTTGAATGCCTGCACGAACGCCATATGGTCGGCGGAGGAGTTTCATCCGCAAGTAGATGAGGAGATGTCCATTCTGGAAAATCCAATGCCTCGTTGCCCGCGCTGCGGGTCTCTCGCGCGCCCAAATATTTTGATGTTCGGCGACTGGGGGTGGGTGGATGCACCTTATGAAAAGCAAATGCAACGCTTGGATGCCTGGATTTCAACGGTAGCGAAGCTGGTTGTCGTAGAACTCGGTGCCGGAAAGGCCCTGCCGACTGTGCGACGGTTCAGCGAAAAAAACGCGCGGAACCGGCTCATCCGGATTAATCCTCGTGAGGCAAGTACCAATACGTCGCACGGTGTCGGACTTGAGGGCGGTGCCGTGGCGATGCTCGGACTGCTCGACGCCCAGCAGTGA
- a CDS encoding NIPSNAP family protein: protein MIVEIRTYTCRVGTVPLFLDAYEKEGLPLQRHYLGEPLGWFVSEVGSLNEVVHLWRFEDMADREARRGAMQQDDRWRTFLRSMAASNHLISQESSIYRPTSFSKMQ, encoded by the coding sequence GTGATTGTAGAGATTCGGACTTATACCTGCCGAGTTGGTACAGTGCCCTTGTTTCTCGATGCATACGAGAAAGAAGGTCTGCCGCTCCAGCGTCATTACCTTGGTGAACCGCTCGGATGGTTCGTGAGTGAGGTCGGGAGTTTGAATGAGGTCGTGCACCTGTGGAGATTCGAAGACATGGCGGACCGCGAGGCGCGTCGAGGCGCCATGCAGCAGGACGACAGGTGGCGAACGTTCCTACGCAGCATGGCCGCATCAAACCATTTGATTTCGCAAGAAAGCTCTATCTATCGCCCGACTAGCTTTTCAAAGATGCAGTAA
- the fahA gene encoding fumarylacetoacetase, with translation MTINETHDAEIASWVASANEPESDFPIQNLPFAVFRRAGSNESFRGGVAIGDQIVDLARVAQIGLFSGLTQKALEQCAGAFLNGFMAMGEEAWSAVRLALSRALRTGAMQEQALAEALVPQAEAEYDVPAQIGDYTDFYTSVYHATNIGRQFRPDNPLTPNYKWVPIGYHGRVSSIGVSGQSFPRPVGQSLAPGAIQPDFGPCKRLDYELELGIFVGQGNEQGKQIPIDTVEEHIFGICLLNDWSARDIQGWEYQPLGPFLSKNFATTISPWIVTLEALLPYRVPFVRPESDPQPLAYLDSIAQRAAGAIDLQLEVSLETEAMRRSDLPPTVLTQTSYRHAYWTAGQLVAHHTVNGCNLRPGDLFGSGTLSGPTLDEAGALIELTVGGKQPVHVSPDEARTFLEDGDTVIIRGWCEKQGNARIGFGECRGTVLPARI, from the coding sequence CTGACAATCAACGAGACCCATGACGCGGAGATTGCGAGCTGGGTCGCATCAGCGAACGAACCGGAAAGTGATTTTCCTATTCAAAACCTTCCTTTCGCTGTTTTCCGACGGGCAGGTAGCAACGAGTCATTCCGGGGAGGCGTGGCAATCGGTGACCAGATTGTCGACTTGGCTCGGGTCGCACAAATCGGCCTATTTTCCGGACTGACGCAGAAGGCGCTCGAACAGTGCGCGGGCGCGTTCCTGAATGGATTTATGGCCATGGGTGAGGAAGCCTGGTCGGCGGTGCGCCTGGCGTTGTCGCGTGCATTGCGCACCGGTGCGATGCAAGAGCAGGCATTGGCCGAAGCTCTCGTGCCACAAGCGGAAGCGGAGTATGACGTCCCGGCTCAAATCGGCGATTACACAGATTTCTACACGTCGGTGTACCACGCGACAAATATCGGCAGGCAGTTTCGGCCGGACAACCCGCTTACACCAAACTACAAGTGGGTGCCCATCGGCTATCACGGACGAGTATCTTCGATTGGCGTGTCCGGTCAATCATTCCCGCGCCCTGTAGGTCAGTCTTTAGCGCCGGGCGCGATTCAACCAGATTTTGGACCGTGCAAGCGTCTCGATTACGAGTTGGAACTGGGTATTTTCGTCGGACAGGGGAACGAGCAGGGTAAGCAAATTCCGATTGATACGGTCGAGGAGCACATCTTCGGCATCTGCTTGCTGAATGACTGGTCTGCGCGCGACATTCAGGGTTGGGAATACCAGCCACTCGGTCCATTTCTGTCGAAGAATTTCGCCACTACCATTTCTCCATGGATAGTGACGCTGGAAGCGCTTTTACCGTACCGGGTCCCGTTCGTCCGCCCCGAAAGTGACCCGCAGCCACTCGCATACCTCGATTCGATAGCCCAACGCGCGGCCGGGGCGATTGACCTTCAGCTGGAAGTCTCGCTGGAGACCGAGGCGATGCGCCGGTCGGATTTGCCTCCAACCGTTCTGACTCAAACAAGCTATCGGCACGCTTACTGGACGGCCGGTCAACTGGTTGCTCACCATACGGTGAACGGCTGCAACCTGAGACCCGGCGACCTCTTTGGCAGCGGCACGCTCTCTGGCCCTACACTTGACGAGGCCGGTGCTTTGATTGAGCTGACGGTTGGGGGAAAGCAGCCCGTGCATGTATCGCCCGACGAGGCTCGAACGTTTCTTGAAGACGGCGACACCGTCATTATTCGCGGGTGGTGCGAGAAGCAGGGAAATGCACGAATCGGGTTTGGAGAGTGTCGCGGAACGGTTTTGCCAGCCCGAATCTAG